A genomic window from Micromonospora sp. WMMA1947 includes:
- a CDS encoding replication-associated recombination protein A codes for MESDALFTLGEPAGAPAGAGGADGFTDARADSPLPVRMRPAGIDELVGQEHLLAPGAPLRQLVEGAAPMSVILWGPPGSGKTTIAHLVARATDRRFVAMSALTAGVKDVRAVIDTARRQRRSGGPPTVLFIDEVHRFSKTQQDSLLAAVEDRTVTLLAATTENPYFSVISPLLSRCVLLTLQALDDDDVRGLLRRAVADERGLGGALVLAEEAEDHLVRLAGGDVRKALTALEAAAATATALGTGRIDLAVAEQAVDVAAVRYDRDGDAHYDVTSAFIKSMRGSDVDAALHWLARMLVAGEDARFIARRLVIFASEDVGMADPTALTVATAAAHAVEYVGLPEAQLNLAQAVIHLATAPKSNSATTAIGAAVADVRAGRGGPVPRGLRDAHYSGARGLGHGRGYRYPHDDHRGVVTQQYAPDDLVGTDYYQPSGHGAERAVATRLPLLRRIVRGLPAPATRAEAGAPATANGARVGGGDQASGASEGGSDAAEGGQE; via the coding sequence ATGGAATCGGACGCCCTCTTCACCCTCGGCGAGCCGGCCGGCGCACCCGCGGGCGCGGGCGGCGCCGACGGCTTCACCGACGCTCGGGCGGACTCGCCCCTGCCGGTGCGGATGCGACCGGCGGGCATCGACGAGCTGGTCGGGCAGGAGCACCTGCTCGCACCGGGAGCGCCGCTGCGTCAGCTGGTCGAGGGCGCGGCGCCGATGTCGGTGATCCTCTGGGGTCCGCCCGGCAGCGGCAAGACCACCATCGCCCACCTCGTGGCCCGGGCCACCGACCGGCGGTTCGTCGCGATGTCCGCGCTGACCGCGGGCGTCAAGGACGTCCGCGCGGTGATCGACACCGCCCGGCGGCAACGCCGGTCCGGCGGCCCGCCGACGGTGCTGTTCATCGACGAGGTGCACCGGTTCAGCAAGACCCAGCAGGATTCGCTTCTCGCCGCCGTCGAGGACCGGACGGTCACGCTGCTCGCGGCGACCACCGAGAACCCGTACTTCTCGGTCATCTCGCCCCTGCTGTCGCGCTGCGTGCTGCTCACCCTCCAGGCCTTGGACGACGACGACGTACGCGGCCTGCTGCGCCGCGCGGTGGCCGACGAGCGCGGGCTCGGCGGCGCGCTGGTGCTGGCCGAGGAGGCGGAGGACCACCTGGTCCGCCTGGCCGGAGGCGACGTGCGCAAGGCGCTCACCGCGCTGGAGGCGGCAGCCGCCACCGCGACCGCGCTGGGCACCGGCCGCATCGACCTGGCCGTGGCCGAGCAGGCGGTCGACGTGGCGGCGGTGCGCTACGACCGGGACGGCGACGCCCACTACGACGTGACGAGCGCGTTCATCAAGAGCATGCGCGGCTCGGACGTGGACGCGGCACTGCACTGGCTGGCCCGGATGCTGGTGGCCGGGGAGGACGCCCGGTTCATCGCCCGCCGGCTGGTGATCTTCGCCAGCGAGGACGTCGGCATGGCCGATCCGACCGCGCTGACAGTGGCCACCGCCGCCGCGCACGCGGTCGAGTACGTGGGCCTGCCGGAGGCACAGCTCAACCTGGCCCAGGCGGTCATCCACCTGGCCACCGCGCCGAAGTCGAACTCGGCCACCACAGCGATCGGCGCCGCCGTCGCCGACGTCCGCGCCGGTCGCGGCGGCCCGGTGCCACGCGGTTTGCGCGACGCCCACTACTCCGGCGCGCGGGGCCTCGGTCACGGCCGCGGCTACCGCTACCCGCACGACGACCACCGGGGGGTGGTCACCCAGCAGTACGCTCCGGACGACCTCGTCGGCACCGACTACTACCAGCCCAGCGGGCACGGCGCGGAGCGGGCGGTGGCCACCCGGCTGCCGCTGCTGCGCCGGATCGTCCGCGGACTGCCGGCTCCGGCGACCCGGGCGGAGGCCGGCGCCCCGGCCACCGCGAACGGGGCCCGGGTGGGGGGCGGAGATCAGGCCAGCGGGGCGAGTGAGGGCGGCAGCGACGCCGCCGAGGGGGGTCAGGAGTGA
- a CDS encoding N-acetyltransferase yields MITVDEALSGRYALLEATGGHPYARHALRHDQAVRGWRRGGAVGWLLPPGEWSVGGAVGAPGPALDVFAAQRADGSLRPGQSINLPHADPEEVAARLPVARLVEWDLLWTSGPPPRRPEQERVVRLTEADHPALAALIEEAFPSTTSRPGEPGIVDWYGIRDGDRLLACGADRSRGDIGFLAGLTVLPGQRGRGLGAALTAGMTEALFGRYDTVALGVYPDNVGAVRLYRRLGFTATERRTSIKLA; encoded by the coding sequence ATGATCACGGTCGACGAGGCACTGTCCGGGCGGTACGCGCTGCTCGAGGCGACCGGTGGTCACCCGTACGCCCGGCACGCGCTGCGGCACGACCAGGCCGTACGGGGGTGGCGGCGCGGCGGCGCGGTCGGGTGGCTGCTGCCGCCGGGTGAGTGGTCGGTCGGCGGGGCGGTCGGCGCCCCCGGCCCGGCACTCGACGTCTTCGCCGCCCAGCGCGCGGACGGCTCGCTGCGGCCGGGCCAGTCGATCAACCTGCCCCACGCCGATCCGGAGGAGGTGGCCGCGCGGCTGCCGGTGGCCCGGCTGGTCGAGTGGGACCTCCTCTGGACGAGCGGCCCGCCGCCGCGCCGGCCGGAGCAGGAGCGGGTGGTCCGGCTCACCGAGGCCGACCACCCCGCGCTGGCCGCGCTGATCGAGGAGGCGTTCCCGAGCACCACCTCCCGGCCGGGCGAACCGGGCATCGTCGACTGGTACGGCATCCGCGACGGTGACCGCCTGCTCGCCTGCGGCGCCGACCGCAGCCGCGGCGACATCGGCTTCCTGGCCGGGTTGACGGTCCTGCCCGGGCAGCGCGGCCGAGGGCTGGGCGCGGCGCTGACCGCCGGGATGACGGAGGCCCTGTTCGGCCGGTACGACACTGTGGCGCTGGGCGTCTACCCGGACAACGTGGGCGCGGTCCGGCTCTACCGCCGGCTCGGTTTCACCGCCACCGAACGCCGCACCTCGATCAAGCTGGCCTGA
- a CDS encoding MFS transporter, translated as MTALSVRQIRIRYLTLYGLRWLPSGLLMPVMILLMQERGLSLSQIGLVATAQGLVVLALELPTGGFADALGRKPVLLAAWVVCLASLALMAVADSFWMFFLVWALQGVYRALDSGPLESWYVDATLAADPKAEYERGLGWAGTVIGVAIGAGALISGGLVALGPVGPVSALALPVIVAAVLQAVSIVALLALMAERRPASGPAALRASVIDAPRMVGQAVGLLRRNRVLAALVAVELFWGFGMVTFESLLPVRLAEVLDDPARAAALLGPAGTAAWLANAAGAALTPFLLRRLGAAPAAALMRILQGVTVVGMGLLAGPVGILIAYLACYAVHGASNPLHMGLLHRQVDGPYRTSVLSLNSMAAQPAGALGAVALTALADATSVSVAMIVGGVVLAVAAPLYLPAWRAARRTPPDVTVEPEATGGGPGHAGLASEPPLDTGAAAATGGPGPVVVPVSPGRN; from the coding sequence GTGACCGCGCTGTCCGTACGCCAGATCCGGATCCGCTACCTCACGCTGTACGGCCTGCGCTGGTTACCCAGCGGCCTGCTCATGCCGGTGATGATCCTGCTCATGCAGGAGCGCGGGCTCTCGCTGTCCCAGATCGGCCTGGTCGCCACCGCGCAGGGCCTGGTGGTGCTGGCGCTGGAGCTGCCCACCGGCGGGTTCGCCGACGCGCTCGGCCGCAAGCCGGTGCTGCTGGCCGCCTGGGTGGTCTGCCTCGCCTCGCTGGCGCTGATGGCGGTGGCCGACTCGTTCTGGATGTTCTTCCTGGTCTGGGCGTTGCAGGGTGTCTACCGGGCGCTCGACAGCGGCCCGCTGGAGTCCTGGTACGTCGACGCCACGCTCGCCGCCGACCCGAAGGCCGAGTACGAGCGCGGCCTCGGCTGGGCCGGCACCGTGATCGGTGTCGCGATCGGTGCGGGCGCGCTGATCAGCGGCGGCCTGGTCGCGCTCGGCCCGGTCGGCCCGGTCAGCGCACTGGCCCTGCCGGTGATCGTCGCCGCCGTGCTCCAGGCCGTCTCCATCGTGGCGCTGCTCGCGCTGATGGCGGAGCGGCGGCCGGCATCCGGCCCGGCCGCGCTGCGCGCCTCGGTCATCGACGCGCCCCGCATGGTCGGGCAGGCCGTCGGGCTGCTGCGCCGCAACCGGGTGCTGGCGGCCCTGGTCGCCGTCGAGCTGTTCTGGGGCTTCGGCATGGTCACCTTCGAGTCGCTGCTCCCGGTACGCCTCGCCGAGGTGCTCGACGACCCGGCCCGCGCCGCGGCGCTGCTCGGCCCCGCCGGCACGGCGGCCTGGCTCGCCAACGCCGCCGGCGCCGCGCTCACCCCGTTCCTGCTGCGCCGCCTCGGCGCCGCACCGGCCGCCGCGCTGATGCGGATCCTCCAGGGCGTGACTGTGGTCGGCATGGGCCTGCTGGCCGGCCCGGTCGGCATCCTCATCGCGTACCTCGCCTGCTACGCCGTGCACGGCGCGTCGAACCCGCTGCACATGGGGCTGCTGCATCGGCAGGTCGACGGCCCGTACCGGACCAGCGTGCTCTCGCTGAACTCGATGGCCGCCCAGCCGGCCGGCGCGCTCGGCGCGGTCGCGCTCACCGCGCTGGCCGACGCCACGAGCGTCAGCGTCGCCATGATCGTCGGCGGGGTGGTGCTCGCCGTGGCCGCGCCGCTCTACCTGCCGGCCTGGCGCGCCGCCCGCCGTACCCCGCCGGACGTCACCGTGGAGCCGGAGGCGACGGGCGGCGGCCCCGGCCACGCCGGTTTGGCGTCCGAGCCGCCCCTCGACACGGGCGCGGCTGCCGCCACGGGCGGGCCCGGGCCGGTGGTCGTTCCGGTGTCACCCGGCCGGAACTGA
- a CDS encoding helix-turn-helix domain-containing protein, which produces MEEKTERTVHIDHRQVRALAQPLRMRLVGALRVGGPATATALAEALGTNSGATSYHLRQLAEVGLVVEDPNLGTGRQRYWRAAHDVTNWESSDFDDDPDARAAIEWIEADYVRFFAQHAERWFAQRHQWSPAWRDAFGMGDFFMRIPVDRLKAIQEEVFAVFERHRDATDPDDPDAETVQLYLAALPMDAAYPRSTPPPAEEKP; this is translated from the coding sequence ATGGAGGAGAAGACCGAGCGCACCGTACACATCGACCACCGCCAGGTTCGTGCCCTGGCCCAACCGCTGCGCATGCGGCTGGTCGGGGCGCTGCGCGTGGGCGGCCCGGCCACCGCCACCGCCCTCGCCGAGGCGCTCGGCACCAACAGCGGCGCGACCAGTTACCACCTGCGCCAACTCGCCGAGGTGGGCCTCGTGGTGGAGGACCCGAACCTGGGCACCGGCCGCCAGCGCTACTGGCGGGCCGCGCACGACGTCACCAACTGGGAATCCAGCGACTTCGACGACGACCCCGACGCGCGGGCAGCCATCGAATGGATCGAGGCGGACTACGTCCGCTTCTTCGCCCAGCACGCCGAACGCTGGTTCGCCCAGCGGCACCAGTGGTCGCCGGCCTGGCGTGACGCGTTCGGCATGGGTGACTTCTTCATGCGGATCCCGGTCGACCGCCTCAAGGCGATCCAGGAGGAGGTCTTCGCGGTCTTCGAGCGGCATCGCGACGCCACCGACCCCGACGACCCCGACGCCGAGACCGTCCAGCTCTACCTCGCCGCCCTCCCGATGGACGCGGCCTACCCGCGGTCCACCCCGCCACCCGCCGAGGAGAAGCCGTGA
- a CDS encoding sugar nucleotide-binding protein — protein sequence MELLVVGASGFLGAEVCRQAVAAGHRVAGTYHSTAVAVPGVAPHRLDVTDRAAVRELLTRVRPDAVVATPYRYDDWAVTADGAAHIAVAAAELGARLVHLSSDALHAGRPAPYADEDVPTPLHPYGAAKAAAETAVRAVDPGAALVRTSLIVGEGSKQIQLCRDALAGRATLFRDELRCPVHVADLAAAVLELVPGDYAGLLNVAGPDAVSRAELGLLVARHDGVDAGGLRTTTIAAAGLHRPGEVVLDSTRAAGLLRTRLRGITELYG from the coding sequence ATGGAACTGCTCGTGGTGGGGGCCAGCGGGTTCCTCGGCGCCGAGGTGTGCCGGCAGGCGGTCGCCGCCGGGCACCGGGTCGCCGGCACGTACCACTCGACCGCCGTCGCGGTGCCCGGCGTCGCGCCGCACCGGCTCGACGTGACCGACCGCGCGGCCGTGCGTGAGCTGCTGACCCGGGTACGCCCCGACGCCGTCGTCGCCACCCCCTACCGGTACGACGACTGGGCGGTCACCGCGGACGGGGCGGCCCACATCGCGGTGGCCGCCGCCGAGCTGGGTGCCCGGCTGGTGCACCTGTCCAGCGACGCGCTGCACGCCGGCCGTCCGGCGCCGTACGCGGACGAGGACGTGCCCACACCGCTGCACCCGTATGGGGCGGCGAAGGCGGCAGCGGAGACGGCAGTGCGGGCGGTCGATCCGGGCGCGGCGCTCGTGCGCACCTCGCTGATCGTGGGGGAGGGCAGCAAGCAGATCCAGCTCTGCCGGGACGCGCTGGCCGGGCGGGCGACGCTGTTCAGAGACGAGCTGCGCTGCCCGGTGCACGTCGCCGACCTCGCCGCCGCGGTGCTGGAGCTGGTGCCGGGCGACTACGCCGGGCTGCTCAACGTGGCCGGGCCGGACGCGGTGAGCCGGGCCGAGCTGGGGCTGCTGGTGGCCCGGCACGACGGGGTGGACGCGGGCGGGCTGCGGACGACCACCATCGCCGCCGCTGGGCTGCACCGGCCGGGCGAGGTGGTGCTGGACTCCACCCGGGCCGCCGGGCTGCTGCGGACCCGCCTGCGGGGGATCACCGAGCTGTACGGCTAG
- the aspS gene encoding aspartate--tRNA ligase — MIRTHNAGSLRAADAGSTVTLAGWVARRRDHGGVIFVDLRDASGVVQVVFREEDAHALRNEFCVKVTGEVTRRPEGNENPDLPTGEVEVTASELEVLSEAAPLPLPVDDQIEAGDDIRLKYRYLDLRRGGPAKAMRLRSRANQIARGVLHERDFLEIETPTLTRSTPEGARDFLVPVRLQPGSWYALPQSPQLFKQLLMVGGMERYYQIARCYRDEDFRADRQPEFTQLDIEMSFVTEDDVIDLGEAIVSALWKDLAGYEIARPIPRITWHDAMSRYGSDKPDLRYGVELTELTDYLRGTEFRVFAGAIDAGGYVGAVVMPGGASQTRKELDGWQDWAKARGARGLAYVVLDAETGEPRGPVAKNLSEAHLSGLADAVGAKPGDAIFFAASTNIREAQELLGAARIEIAKRSNLVDESAWAFCWVVDAPMFERTDEGGWTAVHHPFTSPNAEWVDRFEDAPDRALAYAYDIVCNGNEIGGGSIRIHRGDVQQRVFDLLGITVDEAQDKFGFLLEAFKYGAPPHGGIAFGWDRVCMLLAGADSIREVIAFPKTRGGFDPLTGAPTPITGQQRAEAGIDAKPKAPAGAHAGTAGPAAPVADPT; from the coding sequence GGACGCGCACGCGCTGCGCAACGAGTTCTGTGTCAAGGTCACCGGCGAGGTGACCCGCCGCCCGGAGGGCAACGAGAACCCGGACCTGCCGACCGGTGAGGTCGAGGTGACCGCGTCCGAACTGGAGGTGCTGTCCGAGGCCGCGCCGCTGCCGCTGCCGGTGGACGACCAGATCGAGGCCGGCGACGACATCCGGCTCAAGTACCGCTACCTGGACCTGCGCCGGGGCGGCCCGGCGAAGGCCATGCGGTTGCGCTCGCGGGCCAACCAGATCGCCCGCGGCGTGCTGCACGAGCGGGACTTCCTGGAGATCGAGACGCCGACGCTGACCCGCTCCACCCCGGAGGGCGCCCGCGACTTCCTGGTGCCGGTGCGGCTGCAGCCGGGCAGCTGGTACGCGCTGCCGCAGTCGCCGCAGCTGTTCAAGCAGCTGCTGATGGTCGGCGGCATGGAGCGGTACTACCAGATCGCCCGCTGCTACCGCGACGAGGACTTCCGCGCCGACCGGCAGCCGGAGTTCACCCAGCTCGACATCGAGATGTCGTTCGTCACCGAGGACGACGTGATCGACCTCGGCGAGGCGATCGTCTCGGCGCTGTGGAAGGACCTCGCCGGCTACGAGATCGCCCGGCCGATCCCGCGCATCACCTGGCACGACGCGATGTCCCGGTACGGCTCGGACAAGCCGGACCTGCGCTATGGCGTGGAGCTGACCGAGCTGACCGACTACCTGCGCGGCACCGAGTTCCGGGTGTTCGCCGGCGCGATCGACGCGGGCGGCTACGTCGGCGCGGTGGTCATGCCCGGTGGCGCGTCCCAGACCCGCAAGGAGCTGGACGGATGGCAGGACTGGGCCAAGGCGCGCGGCGCGCGCGGCCTGGCGTACGTGGTGCTGGACGCCGAGACCGGCGAGCCGCGCGGCCCGGTGGCGAAGAACCTGTCCGAGGCGCACCTGTCCGGCCTGGCCGACGCGGTCGGCGCGAAGCCCGGCGACGCGATCTTCTTCGCCGCGAGCACGAACATCCGCGAGGCGCAGGAGCTGCTCGGCGCGGCCCGGATCGAGATCGCCAAGCGGTCGAACCTGGTCGACGAGAGCGCCTGGGCGTTCTGCTGGGTGGTCGACGCGCCGATGTTCGAGCGCACGGACGAGGGCGGCTGGACGGCCGTGCACCACCCGTTCACCTCGCCGAACGCCGAGTGGGTGGACCGGTTCGAGGACGCGCCGGACCGGGCGCTGGCCTACGCGTACGACATCGTCTGCAACGGCAACGAGATCGGTGGCGGCTCGATCCGTATCCACCGCGGCGACGTGCAGCAGCGGGTGTTCGACCTGCTCGGCATCACCGTCGACGAGGCGCAGGACAAGTTCGGCTTCCTGCTGGAGGCGTTCAAGTACGGCGCCCCGCCGCACGGCGGCATCGCGTTCGGCTGGGACCGGGTCTGCATGCTGCTGGCCGGCGCGGACTCGATCCGCGAGGTGATCGCGTTCCCGAAGACCCGGGGCGGCTTCGACCCCCTGACCGGCGCGCCCACCCCGATCACCGGGCAGCAGCGCGCCGAGGCCGGCATCGACGCCAAGCCGAAGGCGCCGGCCGGTGCGCACGCCGGCACCGCCGGCCCGGCCGCCCCGGTGGCCGACCCCACCTGA